The following coding sequences are from one Lysinibacillus sp. FSL W8-0992 window:
- the polX gene encoding DNA polymerase/3'-5' exonuclease PolX, which yields MNKKTIIRTLEKIALYMELQGENPFKVSAFRKAAAALEGDERSLSEMEDVTKLKGIGKGTAAVIEDLIETGESSLLKELQDIVPKGLLPLLKLPGLGGKKIAKLHQELGIDSAESLQAACEAGKVRELAGFAAKTEEKILKELANFANRSERLPIWLLEPVVLQIEALLGSMEEVARFSVAGSFRRASETSKDIDFIVVTEAVEVVREKLLSELAIQEVVAAGDTKISVILDLDEPISVDFRLVKDVEYATALHHFTGSKDHNVRMRQLAKARGEKISEYGVEQADGSVLTFEDEAAFFEHFDMPFIPPSLRTGSTEFDRQSEVKDLVKLEDIVADLHMHTTWSDGAYSVAEMGDALMSRSYHYGVITDHSQYLKVANGLTPARLEKQRVEIDAFNEAHPDFYLYAGTEMDILPNGSLDFDDEVLKKLDFVIASIHSSFTQSQDKIMARLHTAMQNPYVHMIAHPTGRIIEDRAGYNPDIAQLIEWAKEYGKILELNANPYRLDLCVEHLEMAVAAGVPVAINTDAHDTAHLRFMDIGVRYANKAWLKKDMIVNTWTREQFEAFIRRNK from the coding sequence ATGAACAAAAAAACAATTATTCGTACACTAGAGAAAATTGCATTATATATGGAGTTACAAGGTGAAAATCCGTTCAAGGTATCAGCCTTCCGAAAGGCCGCTGCTGCACTTGAAGGAGACGAACGCTCCCTAAGTGAAATGGAAGATGTGACAAAGCTTAAGGGAATCGGTAAAGGCACAGCTGCTGTTATTGAAGACCTAATTGAGACAGGAGAATCAAGTCTCTTAAAAGAATTACAAGATATCGTGCCAAAAGGCTTACTGCCACTATTGAAGTTGCCAGGTTTAGGCGGCAAAAAAATTGCCAAGCTTCACCAAGAGTTAGGCATTGACTCTGCTGAAAGCTTACAGGCTGCATGTGAGGCTGGTAAAGTGCGCGAGCTAGCGGGCTTTGCAGCGAAAACTGAAGAAAAAATTTTAAAGGAGCTTGCTAACTTTGCCAATCGTTCGGAACGTTTGCCAATTTGGCTGCTAGAGCCTGTTGTTTTACAAATTGAAGCACTTCTCGGTAGTATGGAGGAAGTGGCACGTTTCTCAGTAGCTGGAAGCTTCCGTCGTGCCTCAGAAACGAGTAAAGATATTGATTTTATCGTTGTAACTGAAGCGGTTGAGGTAGTCCGAGAGAAGTTATTGAGTGAACTTGCAATTCAGGAAGTCGTAGCTGCAGGTGATACAAAGATTTCAGTTATTTTAGATTTAGATGAACCGATAAGTGTTGATTTTCGATTAGTGAAGGATGTTGAGTATGCAACGGCCTTGCACCATTTTACTGGTTCAAAAGATCATAATGTTCGTATGCGTCAACTTGCAAAAGCACGTGGGGAGAAAATTAGTGAATATGGTGTAGAGCAAGCAGATGGCTCAGTACTGACATTTGAGGATGAGGCGGCATTTTTTGAACATTTTGATATGCCATTTATTCCACCTAGCTTACGAACGGGGTCAACTGAGTTTGATCGCCAAAGTGAAGTAAAGGATTTAGTAAAGCTAGAGGATATTGTGGCAGATTTGCATATGCATACGACATGGTCAGATGGTGCATACTCCGTTGCTGAAATGGGAGATGCATTAATGTCACGTAGTTATCACTATGGCGTTATTACCGATCACTCACAGTATTTAAAAGTGGCGAATGGTTTAACACCTGCACGTTTAGAGAAGCAACGAGTGGAGATTGATGCATTTAACGAAGCACATCCAGACTTTTATTTATATGCGGGAACAGAGATGGATATTTTACCGAATGGTTCGTTAGATTTTGATGACGAAGTACTAAAAAAATTAGATTTTGTAATAGCCTCTATTCACTCGAGTTTTACACAATCACAGGATAAAATTATGGCGCGTTTGCACACGGCGATGCAAAATCCGTATGTTCATATGATTGCCCATCCAACAGGTCGCATTATTGAGGATCGCGCAGGTTATAATCCAGATATAGCACAGCTAATTGAATGGGCGAAGGAATATGGTAAAATTTTAGAGTTAAACGCAAATCCATATCGTTTAGATTTATGTGTTGAGCACTTAGAAATGGCTGTTGCAGCAGGTGTCCCTGTAGCGATAAATACCGATGCTCATGATACCGCTCATTTACGTTTTATGGATATAGGTGTGCGCTATGCAAATAAGGCATGGCTGAAAAAAGATATGATTGTCAACACATGGACGCGTGAACAGTTTGAGGCGTTCATTCGACGAAATAAATAG
- the pheT gene encoding phenylalanine--tRNA ligase subunit beta, with protein sequence MLVSLEWLKDYVSTQDLAPEDLAEKITRSGIEVDAVIDRASGMDKVVVGYVVSKEKHPEADKLNICQVDVGEAEPQQIICGAPNVDAGQKVIVARPGAHLPGGIKIKKAKLRGHESNGMICSLQELGIEGKLVPKAYAEGIYVLPADAEVGSDALAVLGLRDTVLELGLTPNRSDALSMLGVAYEVGAILSEEVKYPEIAYNTSSEKAGDLLKLQVEDLQANPMYVAKVVKNVKIAESPMWLQHRLMAAGVRPHNNVVDVTNYILMEYGQPLHAFDYDSLATGEIVVRKATEGEKITTLDDQERTLKATDLVITNGKEPVAIAGVMGGANSEVTESTTTVVIESAYFDGLTVRQTSRNLGLRSDASARFEKGVDPNRVLPAAERAAALLAELAGGEVLEGTCIVDELDKTPARVVVSPDFINERLGMKISLEDMLSILERLKFGVEAANGLLIIDAPTRRQDIKIEEDIVEEIARLYGYDEIPMTLPEGANQVGTLTAYQANRRVVRNFMEGAGLYQAVTYSLTSAALSQRFALKAEPVTRLLMPMSEDRSTLRQSLIPHLIEAAAYNVARKADSVALYEVGSVFLGQTEEGLPFEEEHVAAVLTGKWLDHAWQGEKKEVDFFVLKGIIEGVIGKLGLADRITFVKSEVAGLHPGRTANILLDGEQVGIIGGLHPAEQKTWGVKDTYVMEMNLVALLHANASEAPLGYKPVPRFPAMSRDIALVMDRATAAGEVITAIRSACVKLLKDIRVFDVYEGEKMEAGKKSVAFSLTYFDPERTLTDDEVVVAHNKVLKAIATIEGTEVR encoded by the coding sequence ATGTTAGTATCATTAGAATGGTTAAAAGATTATGTAAGTACACAGGACTTAGCGCCTGAAGATTTAGCAGAAAAAATTACACGCTCTGGCATAGAAGTAGACGCAGTTATTGACCGTGCTAGCGGTATGGATAAAGTCGTTGTCGGCTATGTTGTGTCAAAAGAGAAGCACCCTGAAGCCGATAAATTAAACATTTGCCAAGTAGATGTTGGGGAGGCGGAACCACAACAAATTATTTGTGGAGCGCCAAACGTAGATGCAGGTCAAAAAGTAATCGTTGCTCGTCCTGGTGCACATTTACCAGGTGGCATTAAAATTAAAAAAGCAAAACTTCGTGGGCACGAATCAAACGGTATGATTTGTTCATTGCAAGAGCTTGGTATTGAAGGTAAGTTAGTACCGAAAGCTTATGCTGAAGGCATTTATGTGTTACCAGCAGATGCAGAGGTGGGTTCTGATGCACTAGCGGTTTTAGGTCTTCGTGATACTGTGCTTGAGCTTGGCTTAACACCAAACCGCTCCGATGCGCTTTCAATGTTAGGGGTAGCTTATGAGGTTGGTGCAATTCTTTCCGAAGAAGTAAAGTACCCAGAAATCGCTTATAATACATCTTCTGAAAAGGCAGGGGACTTATTAAAGCTTCAAGTGGAAGATCTACAAGCAAACCCAATGTACGTAGCGAAAGTTGTGAAAAACGTTAAAATTGCAGAATCACCAATGTGGTTACAGCACCGCTTAATGGCAGCTGGAGTACGTCCTCACAACAATGTAGTCGATGTGACAAACTATATTTTAATGGAATATGGTCAACCACTTCATGCATTTGACTATGATAGCTTAGCAACAGGTGAAATTGTTGTTCGTAAAGCAACAGAAGGTGAAAAAATCACGACTTTAGATGACCAAGAACGTACATTAAAGGCGACTGATTTAGTGATTACGAATGGCAAAGAGCCAGTAGCGATTGCAGGTGTAATGGGTGGAGCAAACTCTGAGGTAACAGAATCTACAACAACTGTTGTTATTGAATCTGCCTATTTCGATGGCTTAACAGTGCGCCAAACTTCACGTAATCTAGGTCTTCGCTCGGATGCATCAGCTCGTTTTGAAAAAGGCGTTGATCCAAACCGAGTGCTTCCTGCAGCAGAACGTGCAGCAGCATTACTTGCTGAGTTAGCTGGCGGTGAAGTGTTAGAGGGTACGTGTATCGTAGATGAATTAGATAAAACACCAGCACGTGTTGTTGTCTCTCCAGACTTTATTAACGAACGTCTTGGCATGAAAATCTCATTAGAAGATATGCTTTCGATTTTAGAGCGTTTGAAATTTGGTGTAGAAGCAGCGAATGGCTTATTAATTATCGATGCTCCAACACGTCGTCAAGATATTAAAATTGAAGAAGATATCGTTGAAGAAATTGCACGTTTATATGGTTACGATGAAATTCCAATGACTTTACCAGAAGGTGCTAACCAAGTTGGGACATTGACAGCTTACCAAGCAAATCGTCGTGTAGTGCGTAACTTTATGGAAGGCGCAGGACTTTATCAAGCTGTCACTTATTCTTTAACATCTGCAGCACTATCACAACGCTTTGCACTAAAAGCAGAGCCTGTAACGCGTTTATTAATGCCGATGAGTGAAGATCGTTCAACACTACGTCAAAGCTTAATTCCACATTTAATTGAAGCAGCAGCATATAACGTTGCGCGTAAAGCAGATAGCGTAGCATTATACGAAGTTGGTTCTGTCTTCCTTGGTCAAACAGAAGAGGGGCTACCGTTTGAAGAAGAGCATGTTGCAGCTGTTTTAACAGGTAAATGGTTAGATCATGCTTGGCAAGGCGAGAAAAAGGAAGTAGATTTCTTCGTATTAAAAGGGATTATCGAGGGCGTAATTGGTAAGCTTGGTTTAGCAGATCGTATTACATTTGTTAAATCAGAAGTAGCTGGTTTACATCCTGGACGTACAGCTAACATCTTATTAGATGGAGAACAAGTTGGTATTATCGGCGGTTTACATCCTGCAGAACAAAAAACATGGGGTGTAAAAGATACGTACGTAATGGAAATGAATTTAGTAGCATTACTTCATGCAAATGCAAGTGAAGCACCACTTGGTTATAAACCAGTTCCTCGTTTCCCAGCTATGTCTCGAGATATCGCATTAGTTATGGACCGTGCAACAGCAGCGGGTGAAGTAATTACCGCTATTCGTTCAGCATGCGTGAAGCTGTTAAAGGATATTCGCGTGTTCGATGTCTACGAAGGTGAAAAAATGGAGGCAGGTAAAAAATCTGTTGCCTTCTCATTAACATACTTCGATCCAGAACGAACATTAACAGATGATGAAGTTGTTGTAGCACATAACAAAGTGTTAAAAGCAATCGCCACAATTGAAGGAACAGAAGTACGTTAA
- the rnhC gene encoding ribonuclease HIII — protein sequence MSNIVLLISTNAQKEVMSYYASYYVERKAPGVVFAAKLPDTAITMYKSGKCMFQGGGAEREAARWGSPGVTTTQKSSPVGAKGDTLPEGFASMSVLGSDETGTGDYFGPITVAAVYVPSSKIELINELGVKDSKMLTDDYMRKIAPDLRAACIHSVLVLRNEKYNVLQAKGYSQGKMKAMMHNKALGNTLSKMAPEKPAHILIDQFAERGVYYNYLKNEREIVRDDVLFSTKAEQLHVSVATASILARAAFLKEMDQLSELAGIELQKGASSKVDALAARIWRGQGEEFLRSITKWHFANTEKARKLK from the coding sequence ATGTCAAATATTGTACTTTTAATTTCAACAAATGCACAAAAAGAGGTGATGTCTTATTACGCAAGTTATTATGTGGAGCGAAAAGCACCAGGTGTCGTATTCGCCGCAAAACTTCCTGATACAGCTATTACGATGTACAAATCGGGGAAATGTATGTTTCAAGGAGGGGGCGCTGAGCGAGAAGCGGCAAGATGGGGTTCCCCTGGGGTAACAACAACCCAAAAGTCCTCACCTGTTGGAGCAAAAGGAGATACGCTTCCCGAGGGCTTTGCTTCAATGTCTGTTTTAGGCTCCGATGAAACAGGGACAGGCGATTATTTTGGGCCTATAACCGTCGCGGCAGTTTACGTTCCTTCTTCAAAAATCGAACTAATAAATGAGCTCGGCGTTAAAGATTCTAAAATGCTTACTGATGACTATATGCGAAAAATAGCTCCAGATTTACGCGCGGCATGTATCCATAGCGTACTCGTATTACGCAATGAAAAATATAATGTATTACAAGCAAAAGGTTACTCTCAGGGCAAAATGAAAGCAATGATGCATAATAAGGCGCTTGGCAATACATTGTCAAAAATGGCCCCTGAAAAGCCTGCACATATATTAATTGATCAGTTCGCAGAGCGCGGGGTCTATTACAATTACTTAAAAAATGAGCGCGAAATTGTTAGAGATGACGTACTTTTTTCAACGAAAGCAGAACAATTACATGTTTCAGTCGCTACCGCTTCGATTTTGGCACGCGCTGCATTCTTAAAGGAAATGGACCAACTAAGTGAGCTAGCTGGCATAGAGTTACAAAAAGGAGCATCTAGCAAGGTTGATGCATTAGCGGCACGAATTTGGCGTGGACAAGGCGAGGAATTTTTGCGTTCTATCACGAAATGGCATTTTGCGAATACAGAGAAGGCTCGGAAGCTAAAATAA
- the pheS gene encoding phenylalanine--tRNA ligase subunit alpha, with translation MEEQLKQLEQEALAKIEAAANLKELNDVRVAYLGKKGPITDLLKGMGKLSAEERPKMGALVNTVRENVTVVLETKVTVLEEAAIAEKLASESIDVTLPGRDIKVGNRHPLTRVIEEIEDLFIGMGYEIAEGPEVEKDYYNFEALNLPKGHPARDMQDSFYISEEILLRTHTSPVQARTMEAKKGESIRIICPGKVFRRDNDDATHSHQFMQIEGLVIGENIRMSDLKGTLDTLAKKMFGADREIRLRPSFFPFTEPSVEMDISCFKCGGSGCNVCKGTGWIEILGAGMVHPNVLEMAGYDPKKVSGFAFGIGAERIAMLKYGVDDIRHFYTSDTRFLSQFERTEA, from the coding sequence ATGGAAGAGCAATTAAAGCAATTAGAGCAAGAAGCGCTAGCGAAAATTGAAGCAGCAGCAAATTTAAAAGAATTAAATGATGTGCGTGTCGCTTATTTAGGGAAAAAGGGGCCAATTACAGATTTATTAAAAGGCATGGGGAAACTATCGGCTGAGGAACGTCCGAAAATGGGTGCTTTAGTTAACACAGTTCGTGAAAATGTCACTGTGGTGCTAGAAACAAAAGTAACTGTTTTAGAAGAAGCAGCTATTGCTGAAAAATTAGCAAGTGAGTCGATTGATGTTACATTACCTGGCCGTGATATTAAAGTAGGTAACCGTCACCCATTAACACGTGTTATCGAAGAAATTGAAGACTTATTTATCGGTATGGGTTACGAAATTGCTGAAGGACCAGAAGTAGAAAAGGATTACTATAACTTTGAAGCTTTAAACTTACCAAAAGGTCACCCTGCGCGTGATATGCAGGACTCGTTCTATATTTCCGAGGAAATATTATTACGTACTCATACATCACCAGTACAGGCTCGCACAATGGAAGCAAAAAAAGGCGAATCCATTCGTATAATTTGTCCAGGGAAGGTATTCCGTCGTGATAATGATGACGCAACACACTCTCACCAATTCATGCAAATTGAAGGTTTAGTAATTGGCGAAAATATTCGTATGAGCGACCTTAAAGGAACGTTAGATACGTTAGCGAAAAAAATGTTCGGTGCTGATCGTGAAATTCGTTTACGCCCAAGCTTCTTCCCATTCACAGAGCCTTCTGTAGAGATGGACATTTCTTGCTTCAAATGCGGTGGCTCAGGCTGTAACGTATGTAAAGGCACAGGTTGGATTGAAATTTTAGGTGCGGGTATGGTACATCCAAATGTGCTTGAAATGGCTGGTTATGATCCGAAGAAAGTTTCTGGTTTCGCATTTGGTATTGGTGCAGAACGTATTGCTATGTTGAAATATGGTGTCGACGATATTCGTCATTTCTATACAAGTGATACACGTTTCTTATCACAATTCGAGCGAACAGAGGCGTAA
- the zapA gene encoding cell division protein ZapA produces the protein MENQEKNKISVEIYGHTYKMVGSESIGHMRLVASIVDDRMREMNLHNPSLDSTKLAVLTAVNTVHDYLLLKEQIELLEEELKKLKG, from the coding sequence ATGGAAAATCAAGAAAAGAATAAAATTTCTGTGGAAATATATGGTCATACATATAAAATGGTCGGCTCCGAATCCATTGGACACATGCGACTTGTCGCTTCTATTGTTGATGACCGTATGCGCGAAATGAATTTACATAATCCCTCACTTGATAGCACAAAGCTTGCCGTCCTTACAGCTGTAAATACGGTGCACGATTATTTACTCTTAAAAGAGCAAATAGAATTACTAGAAGAAGAATTGAAAAAATTAAAGGGTTGA
- a CDS encoding TrmH family RNA methyltransferase, producing MKRIESTQNALVKYWKKLATTRKERERSGEFLVEGFHLVEEALKNSGQVLQLIVREGVDLPMLWPIDDVAMVEVTAAVAKEFAETETSQGVFAVCKQMTVEQDVMVSWRKVLLIDAVQDPGNIGTMIRTADAAGLDAVILGKGCADLYNPKTLRSAQGSHFHIPVIRGELEDWIDMLQENGVPVFGTALDEDAVVYNDIQHTGAFAIMMGNEGSGINPQLLAMTDQNIIIPIFGQAESLNVAVATGIVLYGFVK from the coding sequence GCGTTAGTGAAATATTGGAAAAAATTAGCGACTACTCGAAAAGAGCGTGAGCGTTCAGGTGAGTTTTTAGTTGAAGGCTTCCATTTAGTAGAAGAAGCGTTGAAAAATAGTGGTCAAGTGTTACAGCTAATTGTGCGTGAGGGCGTTGATTTACCTATGCTATGGCCAATTGATGATGTCGCAATGGTAGAAGTGACAGCAGCTGTTGCAAAGGAATTTGCAGAGACTGAGACATCACAAGGAGTCTTTGCAGTTTGTAAGCAGATGACGGTAGAGCAAGATGTAATGGTTTCTTGGCGCAAGGTTCTTTTAATCGATGCTGTACAAGATCCAGGAAACATTGGAACAATGATTCGAACAGCGGATGCAGCTGGTTTGGATGCGGTTATACTTGGCAAGGGCTGTGCAGATCTTTATAACCCGAAAACACTGCGTTCTGCGCAAGGATCACATTTTCATATTCCAGTGATTCGTGGAGAACTAGAAGATTGGATTGATATGCTTCAGGAAAATGGTGTGCCTGTATTTGGAACAGCACTTGATGAGGATGCTGTCGTTTATAATGATATTCAGCATACGGGTGCTTTTGCTATAATGATGGGGAATGAAGGAAGTGGCATTAATCCGCAGTTATTAGCAATGACGGATCAAAATATCATTATTCCTATTTTTGGACAAGCAGAATCATTAAATGTCGCTGTTGCAACAGGTATTGTTTTATATGGGTTTGTAAAATAA
- a CDS encoding DUF350 domain-containing protein: MLNSSFWRYPIIETAGYFSVVVLCLVVSMALFEVVTKYKNWEEIKNGNVAVALATGGKILGICNIFRYSIARHSTLSEMIGWGLFGFTLLIVAYFLFEFMTPRFNVDQEIANDNRSVGFISFTISVGLSFVIGASIA, translated from the coding sequence ATGCTAAATTCTAGCTTTTGGCGATATCCAATTATCGAAACGGCAGGATATTTTAGTGTTGTTGTGTTATGTTTAGTCGTCTCGATGGCATTGTTCGAAGTCGTTACGAAATATAAAAATTGGGAAGAAATAAAAAATGGTAATGTAGCTGTTGCGCTTGCAACCGGCGGTAAAATATTAGGGATTTGTAATATTTTCCGTTATTCGATTGCTCGCCATAGTACGCTGAGTGAAATGATTGGGTGGGGACTATTTGGTTTTACGTTACTAATTGTGGCCTATTTCTTATTTGAATTTATGACGCCACGCTTTAACGTGGATCAGGAAATTGCCAATGATAATCGCTCAGTAGGCTTTATTTCCTTTACGATTTCAGTCGGTCTATCGTTCGTTATTGGGGCAAGTATTGCATAG
- a CDS encoding endonuclease MutS2 — translation MIANRALKTLEYDKVRQQVATYCTSSIGKSAIDELVPQTDYEKVVQLLEEMDEGLSILRVKGNVPMGGIFDVRPAARRAQIGGMLSAMELMEVSSTIRASRILRNFFEDLESEEIIEIPHFITKKEMMPVLTGLQHEINNCIDDNGAVLDSASQTLRSIRQSLRAEEAKVRSKLESLTRGSNASKMLSDAIVTIRNDRYVIPVKQEYRHHYGGIVHDQSSSGQTLFIEPDSVVQANNEIHRLKMKEQTEIDRILLALSAMVEEVAPDLFNLVKILGEIDVILAKGKYGQANKCTMPKMNKDGYIRLVRARHPLLPIETAVANDIEFGRDITAIVITGPNTGGKTVTLKTVGLCTLMAQAGLPVPALDGSELAVFEQLFADIGDEQSIEQSLSTFSSHMVNIVDILKQFDHESLVLFDELGAGTDPQEGAALAISILDEVHGRGARVMATTHYPELKAYGYNRPGVANASVEFDIETLSPTYRLLIGVPGRSNAFEISSRLGLPESIIDRAKSFTGTDRHEVESMIASLEETRRQSEDDAERSHDLLLESEALRKELQDKLQAYEDRKEALDKKAKEKARKIVDDAKREAETIITELREMRKNADQVVKEHELIEARKRLEEATPLEHNKVLKKAAQVKARAQNLVVGDEVKVLSYGQRGTLLEKVSDAEWVVQMGILKMKIADTDIEYIKPEKEPVQRVSGVKNRDSHVKLELDLRGERYEDAIIRTEKYIDDALLSNYGRVSIIHGVGTGALRQGIQSYLKKHKRVKSFRFGETGEGGFGVTVVELK, via the coding sequence GTGATCGCAAACCGCGCATTGAAAACACTAGAATATGATAAGGTACGTCAACAAGTGGCTACATACTGTACTTCTTCAATCGGCAAATCAGCCATTGATGAGCTTGTACCACAAACAGACTATGAAAAAGTAGTTCAGTTGTTAGAAGAGATGGATGAAGGGCTATCCATTTTACGTGTAAAAGGTAATGTGCCAATGGGTGGAATTTTCGATGTTCGACCTGCTGCAAGACGTGCCCAAATCGGCGGGATGCTTTCAGCGATGGAATTAATGGAAGTATCAAGTACGATTCGAGCTAGTCGTATTCTTCGCAATTTCTTTGAGGATTTAGAGTCCGAAGAAATCATTGAAATACCTCATTTCATTACTAAAAAAGAAATGATGCCTGTACTAACAGGATTACAGCATGAAATAAATAACTGTATTGACGATAACGGCGCTGTTTTAGATTCAGCAAGCCAAACATTGCGATCTATCCGTCAATCTCTGCGTGCTGAAGAGGCTAAAGTGCGTTCGAAACTAGAAAGCTTAACTCGAGGTAGCAATGCGTCAAAAATGCTTTCAGATGCCATTGTTACGATTCGTAACGACCGATATGTAATTCCAGTTAAACAAGAATATCGTCATCATTATGGTGGAATTGTGCATGATCAATCATCATCTGGCCAAACATTATTTATCGAACCAGATTCAGTTGTACAAGCAAATAATGAAATACACCGACTTAAAATGAAAGAGCAGACGGAGATTGATCGTATTTTGCTTGCTTTAAGCGCGATGGTGGAGGAAGTTGCACCAGATTTATTTAACTTAGTGAAAATATTAGGTGAAATTGATGTCATTTTAGCAAAGGGCAAATACGGCCAAGCCAATAAATGCACGATGCCAAAAATGAACAAGGACGGTTATATCCGACTTGTACGAGCGCGTCATCCACTTTTACCTATTGAAACTGCGGTTGCAAATGACATCGAATTCGGGAGAGACATTACAGCAATTGTAATTACAGGACCAAACACTGGTGGTAAGACCGTTACGTTAAAAACAGTAGGTCTTTGTACGTTAATGGCGCAGGCAGGCTTACCAGTGCCAGCATTAGATGGTTCAGAGCTAGCGGTATTTGAGCAGCTTTTTGCTGATATCGGTGATGAACAATCAATTGAACAATCGCTTTCTACATTTTCATCTCATATGGTAAACATTGTCGACATTTTAAAGCAGTTTGATCACGAATCACTCGTGTTATTTGACGAATTAGGTGCAGGAACAGATCCACAAGAAGGTGCTGCCTTAGCTATTTCGATTTTGGATGAAGTGCATGGTCGCGGCGCACGTGTCATGGCAACGACGCACTATCCTGAATTAAAAGCATATGGCTATAATCGTCCTGGTGTTGCCAATGCAAGCGTAGAATTCGATATTGAAACTTTAAGTCCGACATATCGCTTACTCATTGGTGTGCCTGGTCGTTCTAATGCATTTGAAATTTCTAGTCGTCTTGGCTTACCAGAGTCCATTATCGATCGTGCTAAAAGCTTCACAGGTACGGACCGTCATGAGGTGGAGTCTATGATTGCTTCCTTAGAAGAAACGAGACGCCAATCAGAGGACGATGCCGAGCGCTCACATGACTTACTATTAGAGTCTGAGGCACTACGCAAAGAGCTACAAGACAAGCTTCAAGCATATGAAGATCGCAAAGAAGCACTCGATAAAAAAGCGAAAGAAAAAGCACGTAAAATTGTGGATGATGCAAAAAGAGAAGCAGAAACAATTATTACCGAGCTGCGCGAAATGCGTAAAAATGCTGATCAAGTAGTGAAAGAGCATGAGCTTATTGAGGCACGTAAACGTTTAGAAGAAGCGACACCACTTGAGCATAACAAAGTATTGAAAAAAGCAGCGCAAGTTAAGGCGCGTGCACAAAACTTGGTTGTCGGTGATGAGGTAAAGGTGTTAAGCTATGGTCAACGAGGTACTTTGCTTGAAAAAGTATCTGATGCTGAATGGGTTGTACAAATGGGCATTTTAAAGATGAAAATTGCCGATACAGATATAGAATACATTAAACCTGAGAAAGAGCCTGTACAACGAGTTTCTGGTGTGAAAAATCGAGATAGCCATGTGAAATTAGAGTTAGATTTACGTGGGGAGCGCTATGAGGATGCGATTATTCGCACTGAAAAATATATAGACGATGCGCTGCTTTCAAACTATGGTCGAGTGTCGATTATTCACGGCGTTGGGACAGGGGCATTGCGTCAGGGCATACAAAGTTACCTGAAAAAACATAAACGGGTGAAATCCTTCCGTTTTGGAGAAACAGGCGAAGGTGGATTTGGCGTTACTGTTGTGGAATTGAAATAA
- a CDS encoding CvpA family protein produces the protein MLDLIILVVLLVGLLVGAKRGFIVQMMHIVSFVVALIVAYIYYKPLAQKFVFWVPYPGVTDSGSLGVVIDSLDLDRTFYRVIAFAVIFFAVKITMQIVASIFDFIAYLPVLNTVNRWLGALLGMIENYLILFIVLYVLALVPIDLVQNLMSKSFLSGLILEHTPIITKMFQNWWYIYLHAS, from the coding sequence ATGCTAGATTTAATCATATTAGTAGTTCTATTAGTTGGACTACTAGTGGGGGCAAAACGTGGCTTCATTGTACAAATGATGCATATTGTCAGCTTTGTCGTTGCCCTAATTGTTGCGTATATTTATTATAAGCCATTAGCACAGAAATTTGTGTTTTGGGTGCCATATCCAGGTGTTACGGATTCGGGAAGCCTCGGGGTTGTCATTGACAGCTTAGATTTAGACCGCACGTTTTACCGTGTTATTGCATTTGCGGTTATATTCTTTGCTGTGAAAATTACAATGCAAATTGTGGCATCTATTTTTGATTTTATTGCCTATCTACCGGTGCTTAATACAGTAAACCGTTGGCTTGGTGCACTGCTTGGCATGATTGAAAATTATTTAATTTTGTTTATTGTGTTGTATGTTTTGGCATTAGTACCGATTGATTTGGTGCAAAATTTAATGTCGAAGTCGTTCTTATCAGGCCTCATTTTGGAGCATACGCCGATTATTACAAAGATGTTCCAAAATTGGTGGTATATTTATCTCCATGCTTCATAA